In Castor canadensis chromosome 11, mCasCan1.hap1v2, whole genome shotgun sequence, a single genomic region encodes these proteins:
- the Atp2b4 gene encoding plasma membrane calcium-transporting ATPase 4 isoform X1, whose protein sequence is MTTPSGHSLPANSVAESRGGEFGCTLMDLRKLMELRSTDALAQINVRYGGVLNICSRLKTSPVEGLSGNPADLEKRRLVFGQNLIPPKKPKTFLELVWEALQDVTLIILEIAAIISLVLSFYRPPGGDNELCGQAVSNPEESEEGETGWIEGAAILASVIIVVLVTAFNDWSKEKQFRGLQSRIEQEQKFSIIRNGQLIQLPVAEIVVGDIAQIKYGDLLPADGILIQGNDLKIDESSLTGESDHVKKTLEKDPMLLSGTHVMEGSGRMVVTAVGVNSQTGIIFTLLGASEEEEEEKKKKGKKQGVSENRNKAKTQDGVALEIQPLNSQEGADNEEKEKKVTKVPKKEKSVLQGKLTRLAVQIGKAGLIMSAITVVILIVYFVVDNFVIQRRPWLPECTPVYIQYFVKFFIIGVTVLVVAVPEGLPLAVTISLAYSVKKMMKDNNLVRHLDACETMGNATAICSDKTGTLTMNRMTVVQAYFGDTHYRQIPSPDVFQPRVLDLLVNGISINSAYTSKILPPEKEGGLPRQVGNKTECALLGFVTDLKQDYQAVRHEVPEEKLYKVYTFNSVRKSMSTVIEKPGGGFRMFSKGASEIILRKCNRILDKEGKAVPFKSVDRDTIVHTVIEPMACEGLRTICIAYRDFDDAEPIWENENEILTELTCIAVVGIEDPVRPEVPDAIVKCKRAGITVRMVTGDNVNTARAIATKCGILTPGDDFLCLEGKEFNRLIRDEKGEVEQEKLDKIWPKLRVLARSSPTDKHTLVKGIIDSTVGEQRQVVAVTGDGTNDGPALKKADVGFAMGIAGTDVAKEASDIILTDDNFTSIVKAVMWGRNVYDSISKFLQFQLTVNVVAVIVAFTGACITQDSPLKAVQMLWVNLIMDTFASLALATEPPTDSLLKRRPYGRNKPLISRTMMKNILGHAVYQLTVVFLLVFVGERLFDIDSGRKAPLHSPPSQHYTIVFNTFVLMQLFNEINSRKIHGERNVFAGIYRNIIFCSVVLGTFVAQVFIVEFGGKPFSCTKLSLTQWLWCLFIGIGELLWGQVISAIPTQSLKFLKEAGHGTIKDDLTHDGEGMDEIDFAEMELRRGQILWFRGLNRIQTQIRVVRVFHSSLPGVIPKSKIQQSIHNFMATPEFDDEFPRTPAQHSHEEDLSKDAKTGTRVLLLDGEAAPHANKNNNAADSNQVQVFASHSDSPLQSLETSV, encoded by the exons GTCTATCTGGGAACCCTGCAGATCTGGAGAAACGTAGACTTGTGTTCGGACAGAATCTGATCCCTCCAAAAAAGCCCAAGACCTTCTTAGAGTTAGTGTGGGAAGCCCTTCAAGACGTCACGCTCATCATCCTGGAGATTGCAGCCATCATCTCCCTGGTCTTGTCCTTCTACCGCCCCCCTGGTGGAGATAATGAAT TGTGTGGTCAAGCTGTAAGTAACCCGGAAGAGTCAGAGGAGGGAGAAACTGGCTGGATCGAGGGGGCAGCCATCCTGGCCTCAGTGATCATCGTGGTGTTAGTGACTGCCTTCAATGACTGGAGTAAAGAGAAGCAATTCCGGGGACTACAGAGTCGCATCGAACAAGAGCAAAAATTCTCCATTATCCGGAATGGTCAGCTCATCCAGCTCCCTGTGGCCGAGATCGTGGTGGGTGATATCGCCCAGATCAAATACG GTGACCTGCTTCCTGCAGATGGGATCCTGATCCAGGGGAATGATCTGAAGATTGATGAGAGTTCTCTGACAGGAGAATCAGACCATGTCAAGAAGACCCTGGAGAAAGACCCCATGTTGCTCTCAG GGACCCATGTGATGGAAGGTTCTGGCCGGATGGTAGTGACTGCTGTGGGGGTCAACTCCCAGACAGGGATCATCTTTACTCTCTTAGGAGCcagtgaggaagaggaggaggagaagaagaagaaag GTAAAAAACAAGGAGTCTCTGAAAATCGCAACAAAG CAAAGACCCAGGATGGAGTGGCCTTGGAAATCCAGCCACTCAACAGCCAGGAGGGGGCTGACaatgaggaaaaggagaagaaggtaACCAAGGTGCCCAAGAAGGAGAAGTCAGTGCTGCAGGGCAAGCTGACACGCTTGGCCGTACAGATCGGGAAAGCTG GTCTGATCATGTCCGCTATCACAGTTGTCATCCTGATTGTATACTTTGTGGTTGACAACTTCGTGATACAGCGCAGGCCGTGGCTACCTGAGTGTACTCCTGTCTACATCCAGTACTTTGTCAAATTCTTCATCATCGGCGTCACTGTACTGGTGGTAGCTGTGCCAGAGGGGCTGCCACTGGCTGTCACCATCTCATTGGCTTACTCTGTGAAG aaaatgatGAAAGACAATAATCTGGTACGGCACTTGGACGCTTGTGAGACAATGGGCAATGCCACAGCCATTTGCTCTGATAAGACGGGCACGTTAACCATGAACCGCATGACAGTGGTACAAGCTTATTTTGGGGACACCCACTATCGTCAGATCCCAAGCCCTGATGTCTTCCAGCCTAGGGTCCTGGACCTTCTTGTCAATGGCATTTCTATCAACAGTGCTTATACATCCAAGATTCTG cctccagagaaggagggaggtcTCCCACGGCAGGTGGGCAACAAGACGGAGTGTGCCCTGCTGGGCTTTGTCACAGACCTGAAGCAGGATTACCAGGCAGTGCGCCATGAAGTGCCTGAGGAGAAGCTCTACAAGGTTTACACCTTCAATTCAGTGCGCAAGTCCATGAGCACCGTCATCGAAAAACCCGGTGGGGGCTTCCGCATGTTCAGCAAGGGCGCCTCAGAGATCATTTTGCGCAA GTGTAATCGAATCCTGGACAAGGAAGGGAAAGCAGTGCCATTCAAGAGTGTGGACCGAGACACTATTGTGCACACTGTCATTGAGCCCATGGCCTGCGAGGGACTCCGGACTATCTGCATAGCTTACCGGGATTTTGATGACGCAGAGCCCATAtgggaaaatgagaatgagaTCCTCACTGAGCTGACCTGTATCGCCGTAGTGGGCATTGAGGACCCTGTGCGCCCAGAG GTACCAGATGCTATTGTCAAATGCAAACGAGCTGGTATTACTGTCAGAATGGTGACCGGCGATAATGTCAACACAGCCCGGGCTATTGCCACCAAATGTGGCATTCTGACACCTGGAGATGACTTCTTGTGCTTAGAAGGCAAAGAATTCAACAGACTTATCCGCGATGAGAAAGGAGAG GTAGAACAAGAAAAGCTGGACAAGATCTGGCCCAAGCTTCGGGTGCTGGCGCGGtcttctcccacagacaagcacACGCTGGTGAAAG GCATCATTGACAGCACTGTTGGGGAACAGCGGCAGGTGGTGGCTGTCACTGGTGATGGCACAAATGATGGGCCCGCTCTAAAGAAAGCAGACGTTGGTTTTGCCATG GGTATTGCAGGCACAGACGTCGCAAAGGAGGCATCAGACATTATCCTAACAGATGACAACTTCACCAGCATCGTGAAGGCAGTGATGTGGGGACGGAACGTCTATGACAGCATCTCCAAGTTCCTGCAGTTCCAGCTCACTGTCAATGTAGTCGCTGTGATAGTGGCCTTCACCGGAGCCTGTATCACTCAG GATTCACCACTGAAAGCCGTGCAGATGTTGTGGGTTAATCTGATCATGGACACCTTTGCTTCACTGGCCCTGGCTACTGAGCCCCCTACGGATTCTCTGTTGAAGCGCCGCCCGTATGGCCGAAATAAGCCTCTAATCTCCCGTACTATGATGAAGAACATCTTGGGCCATGCAGTCTATCAGCTCACTGTCGTTTTTCTCCTAGTCTTTGTTG GTGAGAGATTATTTGACATTGATAGTGGGAGGAAGGCGCCTCTCCACTCGCCACCCAGCCAGCACTATACTATTGTTTTCAACACCTTCGTGCTGATGCAGCTCTTTAATGAAATCAACTCCAGAAAGATCCATGGGGAGAGGAACGTCTTCGCAGGCATCTACCGTAACATCATCTTCTGCTCGGTAGTCTTGGGCACATTCGTCGCCCAG GTTTTCATTGTGGAATTTGGGGGTAAACCCTTCAGTTGTACAAAGCTCAGCCTGACCCAGTGGTTGTGGTGTCTCTTCATCGGGATTGGAGAACTTTTGTGGGGTCAG GTCATTTCTGCAATACCGACCCAGTCCCTGAAGTTCCTGAAGGAGGCTGGGCATGGCACTATCAAGGATGATTTGACCCACGATGGCGAGGGGATGGATGAGATTGACTTTGCAGAGATGGAGCTACGCCGTGGTCAGATCCTCTGGTTCCGAGGCCTGAACCGTATTCAGACTCAG ATCAGAGTGGTCAGAGTGTTCCATAGCTCCCTCCCCGGAGTCATTCCGAAGTCCAAGATTCAACAATCCATCCACAACTTCATGGCCACCCCTGAATTCGATGACGAGTTTCCGCGAACACCCGCCCAGCATAGCCACGAGGAGGACCTTAGCAAGGATGCTAAGACTGGGACAAGGGTGCTTCTGTTGGATGGTGAGGCCGCTCCACAtgctaacaaaaacaacaacGCTGCGGATTCCAATCAAGTGCAGGTCTTTGCCTCTCATTCGGACAGCCCCCTGCAAAGCCTGGAGACATCAGTTTGA
- the Atp2b4 gene encoding plasma membrane calcium-transporting ATPase 4 isoform X2, giving the protein MTTPSGHSLPANSVAESRGGEFGCTLMDLRKLMELRSTDALAQINVRYGGVLNICSRLKTSPVEGLSGNPADLEKRRLVFGQNLIPPKKPKTFLELVWEALQDVTLIILEIAAIISLVLSFYRPPGGDNELCGQAVSNPEESEEGETGWIEGAAILASVIIVVLVTAFNDWSKEKQFRGLQSRIEQEQKFSIIRNGQLIQLPVAEIVVGDIAQIKYGDLLPADGILIQGNDLKIDESSLTGESDHVKKTLEKDPMLLSGTHVMEGSGRMVVTAVGVNSQTGIIFTLLGASEEEEEEKKKKAKTQDGVALEIQPLNSQEGADNEEKEKKVTKVPKKEKSVLQGKLTRLAVQIGKAGLIMSAITVVILIVYFVVDNFVIQRRPWLPECTPVYIQYFVKFFIIGVTVLVVAVPEGLPLAVTISLAYSVKKMMKDNNLVRHLDACETMGNATAICSDKTGTLTMNRMTVVQAYFGDTHYRQIPSPDVFQPRVLDLLVNGISINSAYTSKILPPEKEGGLPRQVGNKTECALLGFVTDLKQDYQAVRHEVPEEKLYKVYTFNSVRKSMSTVIEKPGGGFRMFSKGASEIILRKCNRILDKEGKAVPFKSVDRDTIVHTVIEPMACEGLRTICIAYRDFDDAEPIWENENEILTELTCIAVVGIEDPVRPEVPDAIVKCKRAGITVRMVTGDNVNTARAIATKCGILTPGDDFLCLEGKEFNRLIRDEKGEVEQEKLDKIWPKLRVLARSSPTDKHTLVKGIIDSTVGEQRQVVAVTGDGTNDGPALKKADVGFAMGIAGTDVAKEASDIILTDDNFTSIVKAVMWGRNVYDSISKFLQFQLTVNVVAVIVAFTGACITQDSPLKAVQMLWVNLIMDTFASLALATEPPTDSLLKRRPYGRNKPLISRTMMKNILGHAVYQLTVVFLLVFVGERLFDIDSGRKAPLHSPPSQHYTIVFNTFVLMQLFNEINSRKIHGERNVFAGIYRNIIFCSVVLGTFVAQVFIVEFGGKPFSCTKLSLTQWLWCLFIGIGELLWGQVISAIPTQSLKFLKEAGHGTIKDDLTHDGEGMDEIDFAEMELRRGQILWFRGLNRIQTQIRVVRVFHSSLPGVIPKSKIQQSIHNFMATPEFDDEFPRTPAQHSHEEDLSKDAKTGTRVLLLDGEAAPHANKNNNAADSNQVQVFASHSDSPLQSLETSV; this is encoded by the exons GTCTATCTGGGAACCCTGCAGATCTGGAGAAACGTAGACTTGTGTTCGGACAGAATCTGATCCCTCCAAAAAAGCCCAAGACCTTCTTAGAGTTAGTGTGGGAAGCCCTTCAAGACGTCACGCTCATCATCCTGGAGATTGCAGCCATCATCTCCCTGGTCTTGTCCTTCTACCGCCCCCCTGGTGGAGATAATGAAT TGTGTGGTCAAGCTGTAAGTAACCCGGAAGAGTCAGAGGAGGGAGAAACTGGCTGGATCGAGGGGGCAGCCATCCTGGCCTCAGTGATCATCGTGGTGTTAGTGACTGCCTTCAATGACTGGAGTAAAGAGAAGCAATTCCGGGGACTACAGAGTCGCATCGAACAAGAGCAAAAATTCTCCATTATCCGGAATGGTCAGCTCATCCAGCTCCCTGTGGCCGAGATCGTGGTGGGTGATATCGCCCAGATCAAATACG GTGACCTGCTTCCTGCAGATGGGATCCTGATCCAGGGGAATGATCTGAAGATTGATGAGAGTTCTCTGACAGGAGAATCAGACCATGTCAAGAAGACCCTGGAGAAAGACCCCATGTTGCTCTCAG GGACCCATGTGATGGAAGGTTCTGGCCGGATGGTAGTGACTGCTGTGGGGGTCAACTCCCAGACAGGGATCATCTTTACTCTCTTAGGAGCcagtgaggaagaggaggaggagaagaagaagaaag CAAAGACCCAGGATGGAGTGGCCTTGGAAATCCAGCCACTCAACAGCCAGGAGGGGGCTGACaatgaggaaaaggagaagaaggtaACCAAGGTGCCCAAGAAGGAGAAGTCAGTGCTGCAGGGCAAGCTGACACGCTTGGCCGTACAGATCGGGAAAGCTG GTCTGATCATGTCCGCTATCACAGTTGTCATCCTGATTGTATACTTTGTGGTTGACAACTTCGTGATACAGCGCAGGCCGTGGCTACCTGAGTGTACTCCTGTCTACATCCAGTACTTTGTCAAATTCTTCATCATCGGCGTCACTGTACTGGTGGTAGCTGTGCCAGAGGGGCTGCCACTGGCTGTCACCATCTCATTGGCTTACTCTGTGAAG aaaatgatGAAAGACAATAATCTGGTACGGCACTTGGACGCTTGTGAGACAATGGGCAATGCCACAGCCATTTGCTCTGATAAGACGGGCACGTTAACCATGAACCGCATGACAGTGGTACAAGCTTATTTTGGGGACACCCACTATCGTCAGATCCCAAGCCCTGATGTCTTCCAGCCTAGGGTCCTGGACCTTCTTGTCAATGGCATTTCTATCAACAGTGCTTATACATCCAAGATTCTG cctccagagaaggagggaggtcTCCCACGGCAGGTGGGCAACAAGACGGAGTGTGCCCTGCTGGGCTTTGTCACAGACCTGAAGCAGGATTACCAGGCAGTGCGCCATGAAGTGCCTGAGGAGAAGCTCTACAAGGTTTACACCTTCAATTCAGTGCGCAAGTCCATGAGCACCGTCATCGAAAAACCCGGTGGGGGCTTCCGCATGTTCAGCAAGGGCGCCTCAGAGATCATTTTGCGCAA GTGTAATCGAATCCTGGACAAGGAAGGGAAAGCAGTGCCATTCAAGAGTGTGGACCGAGACACTATTGTGCACACTGTCATTGAGCCCATGGCCTGCGAGGGACTCCGGACTATCTGCATAGCTTACCGGGATTTTGATGACGCAGAGCCCATAtgggaaaatgagaatgagaTCCTCACTGAGCTGACCTGTATCGCCGTAGTGGGCATTGAGGACCCTGTGCGCCCAGAG GTACCAGATGCTATTGTCAAATGCAAACGAGCTGGTATTACTGTCAGAATGGTGACCGGCGATAATGTCAACACAGCCCGGGCTATTGCCACCAAATGTGGCATTCTGACACCTGGAGATGACTTCTTGTGCTTAGAAGGCAAAGAATTCAACAGACTTATCCGCGATGAGAAAGGAGAG GTAGAACAAGAAAAGCTGGACAAGATCTGGCCCAAGCTTCGGGTGCTGGCGCGGtcttctcccacagacaagcacACGCTGGTGAAAG GCATCATTGACAGCACTGTTGGGGAACAGCGGCAGGTGGTGGCTGTCACTGGTGATGGCACAAATGATGGGCCCGCTCTAAAGAAAGCAGACGTTGGTTTTGCCATG GGTATTGCAGGCACAGACGTCGCAAAGGAGGCATCAGACATTATCCTAACAGATGACAACTTCACCAGCATCGTGAAGGCAGTGATGTGGGGACGGAACGTCTATGACAGCATCTCCAAGTTCCTGCAGTTCCAGCTCACTGTCAATGTAGTCGCTGTGATAGTGGCCTTCACCGGAGCCTGTATCACTCAG GATTCACCACTGAAAGCCGTGCAGATGTTGTGGGTTAATCTGATCATGGACACCTTTGCTTCACTGGCCCTGGCTACTGAGCCCCCTACGGATTCTCTGTTGAAGCGCCGCCCGTATGGCCGAAATAAGCCTCTAATCTCCCGTACTATGATGAAGAACATCTTGGGCCATGCAGTCTATCAGCTCACTGTCGTTTTTCTCCTAGTCTTTGTTG GTGAGAGATTATTTGACATTGATAGTGGGAGGAAGGCGCCTCTCCACTCGCCACCCAGCCAGCACTATACTATTGTTTTCAACACCTTCGTGCTGATGCAGCTCTTTAATGAAATCAACTCCAGAAAGATCCATGGGGAGAGGAACGTCTTCGCAGGCATCTACCGTAACATCATCTTCTGCTCGGTAGTCTTGGGCACATTCGTCGCCCAG GTTTTCATTGTGGAATTTGGGGGTAAACCCTTCAGTTGTACAAAGCTCAGCCTGACCCAGTGGTTGTGGTGTCTCTTCATCGGGATTGGAGAACTTTTGTGGGGTCAG GTCATTTCTGCAATACCGACCCAGTCCCTGAAGTTCCTGAAGGAGGCTGGGCATGGCACTATCAAGGATGATTTGACCCACGATGGCGAGGGGATGGATGAGATTGACTTTGCAGAGATGGAGCTACGCCGTGGTCAGATCCTCTGGTTCCGAGGCCTGAACCGTATTCAGACTCAG ATCAGAGTGGTCAGAGTGTTCCATAGCTCCCTCCCCGGAGTCATTCCGAAGTCCAAGATTCAACAATCCATCCACAACTTCATGGCCACCCCTGAATTCGATGACGAGTTTCCGCGAACACCCGCCCAGCATAGCCACGAGGAGGACCTTAGCAAGGATGCTAAGACTGGGACAAGGGTGCTTCTGTTGGATGGTGAGGCCGCTCCACAtgctaacaaaaacaacaacGCTGCGGATTCCAATCAAGTGCAGGTCTTTGCCTCTCATTCGGACAGCCCCCTGCAAAGCCTGGAGACATCAGTTTGA
- the Atp2b4 gene encoding plasma membrane calcium-transporting ATPase 4 isoform X3, protein MTTPSGHSLPANSVAESRGGEFGCTLMDLRKLMELRSTDALAQINVRYGGVLNICSRLKTSPVEGLSGNPADLEKRRLVFGQNLIPPKKPKTFLELVWEALQDVTLIILEIAAIISLVLSFYRPPGGDNELCGQAVSNPEESEEGETGWIEGAAILASVIIVVLVTAFNDWSKEKQFRGLQSRIEQEQKFSIIRNGQLIQLPVAEIVVGDIAQIKYGDLLPADGILIQGNDLKIDESSLTGESDHVKKTLEKDPMLLSGTHVMEGSGRMVVTAVGVNSQTGIIFTLLGASEEEEEEKKKKGKKQGVSENRNKAKTQDGVALEIQPLNSQEGADNEEKEKKVTKVPKKEKSVLQGKLTRLAVQIGKAGLIMSAITVVILIVYFVVDNFVIQRRPWLPECTPVYIQYFVKFFIIGVTVLVVAVPEGLPLAVTISLAYSVKKMMKDNNLVRHLDACETMGNATAICSDKTGTLTMNRMTVVQAYFGDTHYRQIPSPDVFQPRVLDLLVNGISINSAYTSKILPPEKEGGLPRQVGNKTECALLGFVTDLKQDYQAVRHEVPEEKLYKVYTFNSVRKSMSTVIEKPGGGFRMFSKGASEIILRKCNRILDKEGKAVPFKSVDRDTIVHTVIEPMACEGLRTICIAYRDFDDAEPIWENENEILTELTCIAVVGIEDPVRPEVPDAIVKCKRAGITVRMVTGDNVNTARAIATKCGILTPGDDFLCLEGKEFNRLIRDEKGEVEQEKLDKIWPKLRVLARSSPTDKHTLVKGIIDSTVGEQRQVVAVTGDGTNDGPALKKADVGFAMGIAGTDVAKEASDIILTDDNFTSIVKAVMWGRNVYDSISKFLQFQLTVNVVAVIVAFTGACITQDSPLKAVQMLWVNLIMDTFASLALATEPPTDSLLKRRPYGRNKPLISRTMMKNILGHAVYQLTVVFLLVFVGERLFDIDSGRKAPLHSPPSQHYTIVFNTFVLMQLFNEINSRKIHGERNVFAGIYRNIIFCSVVLGTFVAQVFIVEFGGKPFSCTKLSLTQWLWCLFIGIGELLWGQVISAIPTQSLKFLKEAGHGTIKDDLTHDGEGMDEIDFAEMELRRGQILWFRGLNRIQTQIEVINTFQTGATFKGVIKRQTMGPSSSYAAVAPGKPSPTTSAAVSSPPMGNQSGQSVP, encoded by the exons GTCTATCTGGGAACCCTGCAGATCTGGAGAAACGTAGACTTGTGTTCGGACAGAATCTGATCCCTCCAAAAAAGCCCAAGACCTTCTTAGAGTTAGTGTGGGAAGCCCTTCAAGACGTCACGCTCATCATCCTGGAGATTGCAGCCATCATCTCCCTGGTCTTGTCCTTCTACCGCCCCCCTGGTGGAGATAATGAAT TGTGTGGTCAAGCTGTAAGTAACCCGGAAGAGTCAGAGGAGGGAGAAACTGGCTGGATCGAGGGGGCAGCCATCCTGGCCTCAGTGATCATCGTGGTGTTAGTGACTGCCTTCAATGACTGGAGTAAAGAGAAGCAATTCCGGGGACTACAGAGTCGCATCGAACAAGAGCAAAAATTCTCCATTATCCGGAATGGTCAGCTCATCCAGCTCCCTGTGGCCGAGATCGTGGTGGGTGATATCGCCCAGATCAAATACG GTGACCTGCTTCCTGCAGATGGGATCCTGATCCAGGGGAATGATCTGAAGATTGATGAGAGTTCTCTGACAGGAGAATCAGACCATGTCAAGAAGACCCTGGAGAAAGACCCCATGTTGCTCTCAG GGACCCATGTGATGGAAGGTTCTGGCCGGATGGTAGTGACTGCTGTGGGGGTCAACTCCCAGACAGGGATCATCTTTACTCTCTTAGGAGCcagtgaggaagaggaggaggagaagaagaagaaag GTAAAAAACAAGGAGTCTCTGAAAATCGCAACAAAG CAAAGACCCAGGATGGAGTGGCCTTGGAAATCCAGCCACTCAACAGCCAGGAGGGGGCTGACaatgaggaaaaggagaagaaggtaACCAAGGTGCCCAAGAAGGAGAAGTCAGTGCTGCAGGGCAAGCTGACACGCTTGGCCGTACAGATCGGGAAAGCTG GTCTGATCATGTCCGCTATCACAGTTGTCATCCTGATTGTATACTTTGTGGTTGACAACTTCGTGATACAGCGCAGGCCGTGGCTACCTGAGTGTACTCCTGTCTACATCCAGTACTTTGTCAAATTCTTCATCATCGGCGTCACTGTACTGGTGGTAGCTGTGCCAGAGGGGCTGCCACTGGCTGTCACCATCTCATTGGCTTACTCTGTGAAG aaaatgatGAAAGACAATAATCTGGTACGGCACTTGGACGCTTGTGAGACAATGGGCAATGCCACAGCCATTTGCTCTGATAAGACGGGCACGTTAACCATGAACCGCATGACAGTGGTACAAGCTTATTTTGGGGACACCCACTATCGTCAGATCCCAAGCCCTGATGTCTTCCAGCCTAGGGTCCTGGACCTTCTTGTCAATGGCATTTCTATCAACAGTGCTTATACATCCAAGATTCTG cctccagagaaggagggaggtcTCCCACGGCAGGTGGGCAACAAGACGGAGTGTGCCCTGCTGGGCTTTGTCACAGACCTGAAGCAGGATTACCAGGCAGTGCGCCATGAAGTGCCTGAGGAGAAGCTCTACAAGGTTTACACCTTCAATTCAGTGCGCAAGTCCATGAGCACCGTCATCGAAAAACCCGGTGGGGGCTTCCGCATGTTCAGCAAGGGCGCCTCAGAGATCATTTTGCGCAA GTGTAATCGAATCCTGGACAAGGAAGGGAAAGCAGTGCCATTCAAGAGTGTGGACCGAGACACTATTGTGCACACTGTCATTGAGCCCATGGCCTGCGAGGGACTCCGGACTATCTGCATAGCTTACCGGGATTTTGATGACGCAGAGCCCATAtgggaaaatgagaatgagaTCCTCACTGAGCTGACCTGTATCGCCGTAGTGGGCATTGAGGACCCTGTGCGCCCAGAG GTACCAGATGCTATTGTCAAATGCAAACGAGCTGGTATTACTGTCAGAATGGTGACCGGCGATAATGTCAACACAGCCCGGGCTATTGCCACCAAATGTGGCATTCTGACACCTGGAGATGACTTCTTGTGCTTAGAAGGCAAAGAATTCAACAGACTTATCCGCGATGAGAAAGGAGAG GTAGAACAAGAAAAGCTGGACAAGATCTGGCCCAAGCTTCGGGTGCTGGCGCGGtcttctcccacagacaagcacACGCTGGTGAAAG GCATCATTGACAGCACTGTTGGGGAACAGCGGCAGGTGGTGGCTGTCACTGGTGATGGCACAAATGATGGGCCCGCTCTAAAGAAAGCAGACGTTGGTTTTGCCATG GGTATTGCAGGCACAGACGTCGCAAAGGAGGCATCAGACATTATCCTAACAGATGACAACTTCACCAGCATCGTGAAGGCAGTGATGTGGGGACGGAACGTCTATGACAGCATCTCCAAGTTCCTGCAGTTCCAGCTCACTGTCAATGTAGTCGCTGTGATAGTGGCCTTCACCGGAGCCTGTATCACTCAG GATTCACCACTGAAAGCCGTGCAGATGTTGTGGGTTAATCTGATCATGGACACCTTTGCTTCACTGGCCCTGGCTACTGAGCCCCCTACGGATTCTCTGTTGAAGCGCCGCCCGTATGGCCGAAATAAGCCTCTAATCTCCCGTACTATGATGAAGAACATCTTGGGCCATGCAGTCTATCAGCTCACTGTCGTTTTTCTCCTAGTCTTTGTTG GTGAGAGATTATTTGACATTGATAGTGGGAGGAAGGCGCCTCTCCACTCGCCACCCAGCCAGCACTATACTATTGTTTTCAACACCTTCGTGCTGATGCAGCTCTTTAATGAAATCAACTCCAGAAAGATCCATGGGGAGAGGAACGTCTTCGCAGGCATCTACCGTAACATCATCTTCTGCTCGGTAGTCTTGGGCACATTCGTCGCCCAG GTTTTCATTGTGGAATTTGGGGGTAAACCCTTCAGTTGTACAAAGCTCAGCCTGACCCAGTGGTTGTGGTGTCTCTTCATCGGGATTGGAGAACTTTTGTGGGGTCAG GTCATTTCTGCAATACCGACCCAGTCCCTGAAGTTCCTGAAGGAGGCTGGGCATGGCACTATCAAGGATGATTTGACCCACGATGGCGAGGGGATGGATGAGATTGACTTTGCAGAGATGGAGCTACGCCGTGGTCAGATCCTCTGGTTCCGAGGCCTGAACCGTATTCAGACTCAG ATCGAAGTTATTAACACATTCCAGACGGGAGCCACTTTTAAGGGAGTCATAAAGCGCCAGACCATGGGTCCTAGCTCATCCTATGCAGCAGTTGCACCAGGCAAACCTTCCCCCACCACCTCTGCTGCCGTTTCATCTCCTCCTATGGGCA ATCAGAGTGGTCAGAGTGTTCCATAG